One Fusobacterium sp. IOR10 DNA segment encodes these proteins:
- the nhaC gene encoding Na+/H+ antiporter NhaC, with amino-acid sequence MKKNVKRKPTVKEGLFPIVFMILALSIGYGYLRFRTEPILILSAFVAGILALRLGYTWEEMQEAIIDKIGKAMPATLILWSVGLLIGSWMFSGTVPMIIYYGVQIVNPRFLLVTSFLITALVSTVTGTSWGSAGTIGVALMGIAGGLGVSLPATAGAIVAGAYFGDKLSPLSDTTNLAPIAAGSELYEHIRHMLYTTIPAALISIVIYLFVGLKATGEVATPEKVTMLLSQLDNMFSWNIILILPVLLIIIGSVKKWPSIPTMLGTSLFSVVLGVIVQGFTLKNGFAALVKGFNINMTGFQGTVMPDVIRLINRGGVVSVTGTTVLIFCAMGFAGIISVSGMLDVVLGEILSRVKTTAGIINSTILSCFTMAFVTGSSYLTILIPGELFQATYVRRGLHPKNLSRTLEDSGTVLVPLVPWSAAGAYMTATLGVSTFSYAPWAILNYLGIVIAIILAFTGIGIAKLSKEEQETYMKKLNITEEE; translated from the coding sequence ATGAAGAAAAATGTAAAAAGAAAACCAACGGTTAAAGAGGGATTATTTCCAATTGTATTTATGATTTTAGCCCTATCTATAGGATATGGATATTTAAGATTTAGAACAGAGCCTATTCTGATTTTATCTGCCTTTGTTGCAGGAATATTAGCTTTAAGATTGGGCTATACTTGGGAAGAAATGCAAGAAGCAATTATTGATAAAATTGGAAAGGCAATGCCAGCCACATTAATATTATGGAGTGTTGGATTATTAATTGGTTCTTGGATGTTCTCAGGAACAGTTCCAATGATTATATACTATGGTGTTCAAATTGTAAATCCAAGATTTTTACTTGTAACATCTTTTCTAATAACAGCTTTAGTTTCAACAGTTACAGGAACTTCTTGGGGAAGTGCAGGAACTATAGGTGTTGCTCTTATGGGAATAGCTGGAGGTCTTGGAGTTTCATTACCTGCCACAGCAGGTGCCATTGTTGCAGGAGCTTATTTTGGAGATAAATTATCACCTCTTTCAGATACTACAAATCTTGCTCCAATAGCTGCAGGAAGTGAATTATATGAACATATAAGACATATGCTTTATACAACAATACCAGCAGCTTTAATTTCAATTGTTATTTATTTATTTGTTGGATTAAAGGCAACTGGTGAAGTTGCAACTCCTGAAAAAGTTACAATGTTATTATCTCAACTTGACAATATGTTCAGTTGGAATATAATATTAATACTTCCAGTTTTATTAATTATAATTGGTTCAGTTAAAAAATGGCCATCTATTCCAACTATGCTTGGAACAAGTTTGTTTTCAGTAGTTTTAGGGGTTATAGTTCAAGGGTTTACTTTGAAAAATGGTTTTGCTGCTTTAGTTAAAGGTTTCAATATTAATATGACAGGTTTTCAAGGAACTGTTATGCCAGATGTAATTAGATTAATAAATAGAGGTGGAGTAGTATCTGTTACAGGAACTACAGTATTAATATTTTGTGCTATGGGTTTTGCTGGAATTATAAGTGTTTCAGGAATGTTAGATGTTGTATTAGGAGAAATACTTTCTAGAGTAAAAACAACAGCTGGTATAATTAACTCTACTATTTTATCATGTTTCACAATGGCCTTTGTTACAGGAAGTTCTTATTTAACAATACTTATACCTGGTGAATTATTTCAAGCTACATATGTTAGAAGAGGGTTACATCCTAAAAACTTATCAAGAACACTTGAAGATTCAGGTACTGTATTAGTTCCATTGGTTCCTTGGTCTGCAGCAGGAGCCTATATGACTGCAACACTTGGAGTTTCAACTTTTTCCTATGCTCCTTGGGCAATATTAAACTATTTAGGAATAGTTATAGCAATAATTTTAGCTTTCACTGGTATTGGTATAGCAAAATTATCCAAAGAAGAACAAGAAACATATATGAAAAAATTAAATATTACAGAGGAGGAATAG
- a CDS encoding sigma 54-interacting transcriptional regulator has product MKVITLIAGTYVTKINLLKQLKDLLFEDVIINGYSLDEIGENEINGDLIVFSSNYTFEKVKKRKISFQLKNSIVAKRTINYNNIDILFNIKDRNEVIFVNDSRESTYEALTSLEEIGIKHIKFIPYYPEKSGIIKKFKIAVTPGEVDKVPPFVEKIYDIGSRLIEMETLILILNKLDLFSLNSSRISNNFLNKIVKLNEEKHRTMRKEKEKRDSLFNIIDTLDKNYIIFYKDELQEFSFENDIVKHIKLQIKYENSKKYLKQGEILEFLKDKNNFSKTALINNSKFILKKNIFNKFTYISIYKEDMHLESNFKGKYFLNHIIGESEKIVSLKNKIEKLSKSEITVLLEGETGTGKELFASAIHNSSSRKNNPFIPINFSSLNETIIESELFGYEKGAFTGASPKGKKGFFELAQGGTIFLDEIGDISLKIQSRLLRVLEEKEIVRIGGEKIIPIDIRIIGATNKDIYQMCKENRFRKDLYYRLRSGYLRIPPLRERKEDIETIIEDFLVKNSYENYEISKKAMDFLKNYPWEGNVRELINTISYAILLSDSNLITIDTLMENDFLKDKIKCGKEKRIFNREEIKKDILNIIKDHCIKEVSIGRTKIFKILKNTYNISEYKVRKLIDELKEEGRVEQGKKSQGIRYIN; this is encoded by the coding sequence ATGAAAGTTATAACGTTAATAGCAGGAACTTATGTAACTAAAATCAATCTATTAAAACAACTTAAAGATTTATTGTTTGAAGATGTTATTATTAATGGATATTCTTTGGATGAGATTGGAGAAAATGAAATTAATGGAGATTTAATAGTTTTCTCAAGCAATTATACATTTGAAAAGGTAAAGAAAAGAAAAATAAGTTTCCAATTAAAAAATTCAATTGTTGCTAAGAGAACAATAAATTATAACAATATTGATATTTTGTTCAATATAAAAGACAGAAATGAAGTTATTTTTGTAAATGACTCTAGGGAATCCACATATGAAGCTCTTACATCATTGGAAGAAATAGGTATAAAGCACATTAAATTCATACCCTATTATCCTGAAAAATCAGGAATTATTAAAAAATTTAAAATTGCAGTAACTCCAGGGGAAGTGGACAAGGTACCACCCTTTGTTGAAAAAATATATGATATAGGATCTAGATTAATTGAAATGGAAACTTTAATATTAATATTAAATAAGTTGGACTTATTCTCTTTAAATAGTAGTAGAATATCAAATAATTTTCTAAATAAAATAGTAAAATTAAATGAAGAAAAGCATAGGACCATGAGAAAAGAAAAGGAGAAGAGGGATAGTTTATTTAACATTATAGACACCCTTGATAAAAATTATATTATTTTCTATAAGGATGAACTGCAAGAGTTTTCCTTTGAAAATGATATTGTAAAACATATAAAATTACAAATTAAATATGAAAATTCTAAAAAATACTTAAAACAAGGGGAAATACTGGAATTTTTAAAGGATAAAAATAACTTTTCAAAGACAGCATTAATAAACAACAGTAAATTTATTTTAAAAAAGAATATATTTAACAAATTCACATATATAAGCATATATAAGGAAGACATGCATTTGGAATCAAATTTTAAAGGTAAGTATTTTCTAAATCATATAATTGGGGAATCTGAAAAAATAGTTAGTTTAAAAAATAAGATAGAAAAATTATCCAAAAGTGAAATAACTGTTTTGCTAGAAGGGGAAACAGGAACAGGGAAGGAACTTTTTGCATCTGCTATACATAATTCTTCAAGTAGAAAAAATAATCCATTTATTCCTATTAATTTTTCATCATTAAATGAAACTATTATAGAAAGTGAACTTTTTGGCTATGAAAAGGGAGCCTTTACTGGAGCAAGTCCAAAGGGGAAAAAGGGATTCTTTGAACTTGCTCAAGGGGGGACAATATTCCTTGATGAAATAGGGGATATAAGTTTAAAGATACAGTCAAGACTCCTTAGAGTTTTAGAAGAAAAGGAAATAGTGAGAATAGGAGGAGAGAAAATAATTCCAATAGATATTAGAATTATAGGAGCTACAAACAAGGATATTTATCAAATGTGCAAGGAGAACAGATTCAGGAAGGATTTATACTATAGATTGAGAAGCGGATACCTAAGAATACCTCCCCTAAGGGAAAGGAAAGAGGATATTGAAACTATTATAGAAGACTTCCTAGTTAAAAATTCCTATGAAAACTATGAAATTTCAAAGAAGGCTATGGATTTTTTAAAAAATTATCCATGGGAGGGAAATGTAAGGGAATTAATAAATACAATATCTTACGCTATACTTTTAAGTGATTCTAATTTAATAACCATAGACACCTTAATGGAAAATGATTTTCTAAAAGATAAGATAAAATGTGGAAAAGAAAAAAGAATTTTCAATAGGGAAGAAATAAAAAAAGATATATTAAATATTATAAAGGATCACTGTATTAAGGAAGTTTCCATAGGAAGAACTAAGATATTCAAAATTCTAAAGAACACATACAACATAAGTGAGTATAAAGTTAGAAAATTAATAGATGAGCTAAAGGAAGAGGGAAGAGTGGAACAGGGGAAAAAAAGCCAAGGTATTAGATATATCAATTAA
- a CDS encoding zinc ribbon domain-containing protein YjdM, with product MKIIPNCPECDSAYTYKDGNLFVCPECAYEWTEENVEEEINEKIYKDANGNVLCDGNSVTIIKDLKIGGGSGVIKRGTKVKNIKLTDGDHDIDCKIPGFGPMQLKTSVVKKG from the coding sequence ATGAAAATAATACCAAATTGCCCTGAATGTGATTCAGCTTACACTTATAAAGATGGAAATTTATTTGTTTGTCCTGAATGTGCTTATGAGTGGACTGAAGAAAATGTTGAAGAAGAGATCAATGAGAAAATTTATAAAGATGCTAATGGAAATGTACTGTGTGATGGAAACTCTGTAACAATCATAAAAGATTTGAAAATTGGTGGAGGTTCTGGAGTTATTAAAAGAGGAACTAAAGTGAAAAATATAAAACTTACTGATGGGGATCATGATATTGATTGTAAAATACCAGGTTTTGGGCCAATGCAATTAAAAACATCTGTTGTTAAAAAAGGTTAA
- a CDS encoding epoxyqueuosine reductase QueH, translated as MKINYELEMERQLKSIENKKDKPKLLLQVCCAPCSSGVLETLMEYFKITLFYYNPNTTEKDEYGKRLIELKEYISKRKYNIDIEEGRYDPVEDFFNKVKGMEDLKEGGERCYKCYTIRLEETAKHASENNYDYFASVLSISPLKNSKWINEIGENLENKYLVNYLYNDFKKKGRYQESIKLSKEYNLYRQDYCGCIFSKIEMDNYRKEKLKREETNE; from the coding sequence ATAAAAATTAATTATGAACTTGAAATGGAGCGTCAATTAAAATCAATTGAAAATAAAAAGGATAAACCAAAACTATTATTACAAGTATGTTGTGCCCCTTGCAGTTCAGGAGTTTTAGAAACTTTAATGGAATATTTTAAAATAACTTTATTTTACTATAATCCAAATACAACTGAAAAGGATGAATATGGGAAAAGATTAATAGAACTAAAAGAATATATTAGTAAAAGAAAGTATAATATAGATATAGAAGAGGGAAGATATGACCCTGTGGAAGATTTTTTTAACAAGGTTAAGGGAATGGAAGATTTAAAAGAAGGTGGAGAAAGATGTTATAAATGCTATACTATCCGTCTTGAAGAAACAGCTAAACATGCTAGTGAAAATAATTATGATTATTTTGCAAGTGTTCTTAGTATAAGTCCATTAAAAAATTCCAAGTGGATAAATGAAATTGGAGAAAATTTAGAAAATAAATATTTAGTTAATTATCTATATAATGACTTTAAGAAAAAGGGAAGATATCAAGAATCAATTAAGCTGTCAAAGGAATACAACTTATACAGACAAGATTATTGTGGATGTATATTTTCTAAAATAGAAATGGACAATTATAGAAAAGAAAAATTAAAAAGGGAAGAAACCAATGAATAA
- a CDS encoding TIGR01212 family radical SAM protein (This family includes YhcC from E. coli K-12, an uncharacterized radical SAM protein.), translating into MNNDRFYSLNNYLKDKFGKKIYKVSLDGGFTCPNRDGTISSQGCIFCSDVGSGEFAGSRRKNISDQIDEQLEFIKSKNKDNKVIAYFQNFTNTYGDIKYLEKIYFQALAHEKVIGIAIATRPDCIGEDVLQLLKKINEKYFLWVELGLQSASDSIGEIINRGYNTCTYIETAKNLKKENIKFVTHMIVSLPTEKKEDLYNTVKLINSVGSWGIKIHMLYILKNSKLEKYYNENSFKIYNEDEYVETVISLLERLNKNIVIHRLTGDPKKEDLLLPTWSLNKRKVLNSIHKNMKLENTFQGSKIEE; encoded by the coding sequence ATGAATAATGATAGATTTTATTCTTTGAATAACTATTTAAAGGATAAGTTTGGAAAAAAAATATATAAGGTTTCATTGGATGGGGGCTTTACTTGTCCAAATAGAGATGGAACAATATCATCACAAGGATGTATTTTCTGCAGTGATGTTGGAAGTGGAGAATTTGCAGGGTCTAGAAGAAAAAACATAAGTGATCAAATTGACGAGCAACTGGAATTTATTAAATCTAAAAATAAGGATAATAAGGTTATTGCTTATTTTCAAAACTTTACTAATACCTATGGGGATATTAAATATTTAGAAAAAATATATTTCCAAGCTCTAGCTCATGAGAAAGTAATTGGAATAGCAATAGCAACTAGACCTGATTGTATTGGAGAAGATGTTTTACAATTACTTAAAAAAATTAATGAGAAATATTTTTTATGGGTAGAATTGGGATTGCAAAGTGCTAGTGACAGTATAGGTGAAATTATAAATAGAGGGTACAACACTTGTACATACATTGAAACAGCAAAAAATTTAAAAAAAGAAAATATTAAATTTGTAACTCATATGATAGTATCCCTACCAACAGAAAAAAAAGAAGACTTATATAACACAGTTAAACTAATTAATAGTGTTGGTTCCTGGGGAATAAAAATTCATATGCTCTATATTTTAAAAAATAGTAAGTTGGAAAAATACTACAATGAAAATTCATTTAAAATCTATAATGAAGATGAGTATGTGGAAACTGTAATCTCTCTACTGGAAAGATTAAATAAGAATATAGTGATCCATAGACTAACTGGGGACCCTAAAAAAGAAGATTTACTGTTGCCCACTTGGTCTTTAAATAAAAGAAAAGTCTTAAACAGCATACATAAAAATATGAAACTTGAAAATACCTTTCAAGGGTCAAAGATAGAAGAATAA
- a CDS encoding FAD-dependent oxidoreductase — translation MKKIVIVGGVAGGASVATRLRRLNEEDEIIMFERGEHVSFSSCGLPYRLGNVIKNTEDLIVTSPKGFLDNFNVDVRNNTEVIEIDRKNKKLKIKNLKTESMYEETYDKLILSPGANPIVPKFPGIEKVQVFTVKNVMDVINIIKFLDNKKVKEVTIIGGGFIGVETAENLKEVGYNITLIEAMPQLLKPFDYDMVQIFHKELTDKGVNLILNKKVEGFEENKVLLSSGEKVDTDVVFMAIGVSPETTLAKGANLDIGKMGGIKTNQNYMTNDPDIYAIGDAVEVYGSLFHDYFKLALAGPAQKQGRAVADHINNLPVDNRGYIGTSIIQVFDYNGASTGLNEGFIKAMNLNVDYDTVSLVAHDSVSIMPNSNPMYFKLVYEIPTGRILGAQAIGKGDVARRIDVIATALKYNGTIYDLKDLELCYAPPFGTAKDVVNYAGYIASNLMSDTYRHCSFDKVRELVENNDYILDVRPRALFDIGHIVSAVNIPIEELRDRINEIPKDKTIYIHCKTGMTSYNGALILQSLGIKDVIAIDCGFSLLSYYEYFNDKSQSRKPILTKYMFK, via the coding sequence ATGAAAAAAATTGTTATAGTTGGAGGGGTAGCTGGAGGAGCTTCTGTTGCCACAAGACTAAGACGACTAAATGAAGAGGATGAGATTATCATGTTTGAAAGGGGAGAACATGTTTCATTTTCAAGCTGCGGTCTTCCATATCGTTTAGGAAATGTTATAAAGAACACAGAAGATCTAATTGTCACTAGCCCTAAAGGATTTTTAGATAATTTCAATGTTGATGTTAGAAATAATACAGAAGTAATTGAAATAGATAGAAAAAATAAAAAACTTAAAATAAAAAATTTAAAAACTGAAAGTATGTATGAAGAAACATATGATAAACTTATTTTATCCCCAGGAGCAAATCCAATTGTTCCTAAATTTCCAGGAATAGAAAAAGTACAAGTATTTACAGTTAAAAATGTAATGGATGTTATAAATATTATTAAATTTTTAGATAATAAGAAAGTAAAAGAAGTAACAATAATTGGAGGTGGATTTATAGGAGTTGAGACAGCTGAGAACTTAAAGGAAGTTGGATATAACATTACTTTAATAGAAGCTATGCCTCAACTATTGAAACCCTTCGATTATGATATGGTGCAAATTTTCCATAAGGAGTTAACTGATAAAGGAGTTAACTTAATATTAAACAAAAAAGTAGAAGGCTTTGAAGAAAATAAAGTTCTTCTCTCTTCTGGGGAAAAAGTGGACACTGATGTTGTATTTATGGCAATAGGTGTATCCCCTGAAACTACTTTAGCTAAAGGTGCTAATTTAGATATAGGTAAAATGGGAGGAATAAAAACAAACCAAAACTATATGACAAATGATCCTGATATTTATGCAATTGGAGATGCTGTGGAAGTTTATGGTAGTTTATTCCATGATTACTTTAAACTTGCATTGGCAGGTCCAGCACAAAAACAAGGAAGAGCTGTTGCAGATCATATAAATAATTTACCAGTTGATAATAGAGGATATATAGGAACTTCAATAATTCAAGTTTTTGATTATAATGGAGCTTCCACAGGTCTAAATGAGGGATTTATTAAAGCTATGAATCTAAATGTAGATTATGATACTGTATCCTTAGTTGCCCATGATAGTGTTAGTATAATGCCAAATTCCAATCCAATGTATTTTAAATTAGTTTATGAAATCCCAACAGGAAGAATTTTAGGAGCTCAAGCCATTGGAAAGGGAGATGTTGCTAGAAGAATAGATGTAATTGCAACTGCTTTAAAATATAATGGAACTATTTATGATTTAAAGGATTTAGAACTATGTTACGCTCCTCCATTTGGAACAGCAAAGGATGTAGTTAACTATGCTGGATATATAGCAAGTAACTTAATGAGTGATACTTACAGACATTGTTCATTTGATAAGGTAAGAGAATTAGTTGAAAATAATGATTATATATTAGACGTAAGACCTAGAGCATTATTTGATATTGGACATATAGTTAGTGCTGTTAATATTCCAATTGAAGAATTAAGAGATAGAATAAATGAGATACCTAAGGATAAGACTATATATATACATTGTAAAACAGGAATGACAAGTTATAACGGTGCTTTAATATTACAAAGTTTAGGAATTAAAGATGTAATTGCCATTGATTGTGGATTCTCACTATTATCATATTATGAATACTTTAACGACAAATCTCAATCAAGAAAACCTATCTTAACAAAATATATGTTTAAGTAA
- a CDS encoding cyclase family protein, with protein sequence MTENLWELLENLKDLEWIELSHTLTNESPFWDGIPKGAVELGTVLVNYDYIEGMPLQIQSFKFPGQFGTHIDYPKHFIENGRNSDDFHIKDTVLPLVIIDVSEQVKNNFDYELTLEDIANFEIKHGRIPKNSFVAMRTDWSKRWPDKTLLENVDYDGKEHFPGWTIETLNYLFKEREVAGIGHETLDTDSAITSAAAGDLQAERYVLAQDKFQIEMLTNLDKIPLTGALIFIAAPKISGANGLPVRAWAVVPSKHKKHK encoded by the coding sequence ATGACAGAGAATTTATGGGAATTATTAGAAAATTTAAAAGACCTAGAGTGGATAGAGTTATCCCACACACTAACAAATGAAAGTCCTTTTTGGGATGGAATTCCAAAGGGTGCTGTTGAGCTTGGAACTGTGCTAGTTAATTATGACTATATAGAAGGAATGCCACTACAGATTCAAAGCTTTAAATTTCCAGGACAGTTTGGAACTCATATAGATTATCCCAAGCACTTTATAGAAAATGGAAGAAATTCTGATGATTTTCATATTAAAGATACTGTGCTTCCTTTAGTTATTATAGATGTTAGTGAACAAGTGAAAAATAACTTTGATTATGAATTAACCCTAGAGGATATTGCTAATTTTGAAATTAAACATGGAAGAATTCCAAAAAATAGTTTTGTTGCTATGAGAACTGACTGGAGTAAAAGATGGCCTGATAAAACTTTGTTGGAAAATGTAGATTATGATGGAAAAGAACATTTTCCAGGATGGACAATAGAAACTTTAAATTATCTATTTAAAGAGAGGGAAGTTGCAGGTATAGGACATGAAACTTTAGATACAGACTCTGCAATTACCAGTGCTGCTGCTGGGGATCTTCAAGCTGAAAGATATGTATTAGCTCAAGATAAGTTTCAAATTGAAATGTTAACTAATTTAGATAAGATTCCTTTAACAGGAGCATTAATCTTTATAGCTGCTCCAAAGATTTCTGGAGCCAATGGACTTCCAGTAAGAGCTTGGGCTGTAGTTCCTTCAAAACATAAAAAACATAAATAA
- a CDS encoding rubredoxin, whose product MKKWKCTVCNYVYDPEIGSPKTNIEANTKFLELPENWTCPICNAKKDKFEPLITKILTD is encoded by the coding sequence ATGAAAAAATGGAAATGTACTGTTTGTAATTATGTTTATGATCCTGAAATAGGTAGTCCTAAAACTAATATAGAGGCAAATACAAAGTTTTTAGAATTACCAGAGAATTGGACTTGTCCTATTTGTAATGCTAAAAAAGATAAATTTGAGCCTTTAATTACAAAAATACTAACTGATTAA